A region of the Littorina saxatilis isolate snail1 linkage group LG12, US_GU_Lsax_2.0, whole genome shotgun sequence genome:
tttattgtattcttcattatcttctgattcgaaaaacatataaatatgttatattcggattaaaaacaatctctgaaaatataaaaattatgattaaaattaaatttccgaaatcgatttaaaaacaatttcatcttattccttgtccgttcctgattccaaaaacatatagatatgatatgtttggattaaaaacacgttcagaaagttaaaaagaatagagatatagaaaagcgtgctatcctcctcagcgcaaccgctaccgcgcttttctggattgttaatttcactgcctttgccacgagcggtggacagacgatgctacgagagtacagtcttgctgaaaaaatgcaatgcgttcagtttcattctgtgagttcgactgagcttgactaaatgtattttcgccttacgcgacttgttctgtctgtatatctgtctgtctgaccgtCTTTTCCGCTGCTTGACTGTTTGAACGATTGTCAGAGTGTttgatgctctctctctctctctctctctctctctctctctctctctctctctctctctctctctctctctctctctctctctctctctctctctctctctctctctctaactctctctctcaccctccctcacggggcggggatgtaggtcagtcggtagcgcgatggatttgtatccagttggccgctgtcagcgtgagttcgtccccacgttcggcgagagatttatttctcagagtcaactttgtgtgcagactctcctcggtgtccgaacacccccgtgtgtacacgcaagcacaagaccaagtgcgcacgaaaaagatcctgtatcaatgtcagagttcggtgggttatagaaacacgaaaatacccagcatgcttcctccgaaagcggcgtatgtctgcctaaatggcggggttgaaacggtcatacacgtaaaagccgtgggagtttcagcccatgaacgaacaaacaaaccctccctcactctccttctctctgtcactctgagacaaacacacacacacgcacgcacacacgtacacccacGCACTGTCATACATCTCtcgattttctctctctctctctctctctctctctctctctctctctctctctctctctctctctctctctctctctctctctcttaaacatAAACAAATCTGCTCACCTTTCCGCAACAGGCTTTCTCCTCCTGAAACATGTAAAAGGATGGTCATTTTGATGGTGGACACGGCCTAAACTGCTCTTCCTTCATGACTATGAGAATTAAGCACCAAACGATCCTTTTAATTCACCCTCTCAGACCATCGCTCTATTTCTTCCTTTGTGAAATGTAGAGTGACTTTGAGTCTGCATCTGAACAATAAACTTAGACAAAGTTTTGACTAGGAAAAGAGTAAAAAtcacgggggtggggggggggggggaactggAAGAGAAAATGTTGCGAAAATGTTAGTATTTTTTTTCCAACCCCTATAATACATACAAACTGGACGAGAAATTCTAcaaaaacatttattcaaaaacCCATTAGAAAACCGAAGAGGCTTCAAAGGAGAAGCAACAGACCATCCATTCTGACCGTTCGATCTTTAAccttttgaccttgaccttttgaaCTTCTGACCTTTTGACACAGCAGCAGACGAGGAGCGAGAAGAGGATGACGTGAATGACGAGCAGCAGCACCGCCGCAGGGACAACGACGATGTAGATGAACTCGGGGAAGGAGTCGCGACACCTCTGGACACCGCATTCACTGGGAGGGTCGAAGGACCGGTCAAAGGCCAGTAGCAAGTCCCTGTCGCTTATCTCCGGCTCCATGTTCAGTTCAGTCATCACGGGATTGGCCGTCACTGTGCTTGAACGGTCAGCACGAGCTTGTACTGACTCAGTCTGAGTCTTTCTACCTGTGCGTGAGAAAGAGTCGGGATCGTGTCGTGGTATGTTCAACATATACATTCGatgccgtttgaaaattcactttatatatatctatatatatatacgacttgtgtctgtgtgtctgtgtgtgtgtctgtgtgtctgtgtgtgagttcgcgatgcacggccaaagttctcgatggatctgcttcaaatttggtgggcatattcaggtagacccggtacaggacacaacctggtcgatatttcaacacgtgctctcagcgcgcagcgctgaaccgattttggttccacctcagctattttggttccacctcagctacccgggcccccataccgacacaccaaagccaaagttctcggtggatctttttcaaatttggacaccgtattcagctacaccccggacacaatatcatcgatgagatatttcaacacgtgctctcagcgcgcagcgctgaaccgaatttggtttttgtgttcatttcaccattataagtaactcttccttatcttctcatcttctccatgttttcagcgtttacctcccttccttcgtatggtgcactatagtatgaagggggcatcttcggatattcccggcgttctgttactatttttagaaggtcaccgcagtgtccagaacgtaaattggacccgtaaattatcctcactgtaaaagtgcaaaggtcgaatcaatttatagccacgcgaaaaatacactgtcatctatctctctatagatacggcttctctgtgtttgtgtgtgtgtatgtgtg
Encoded here:
- the LOC138983048 gene encoding uncharacterized protein — translated: MTELNMEPEISDRDLLLAFDRSFDPPSECGVQRCRDSFPEFIYIVVVPAAVLLLVIHVILFSLLVCCCVKRRRKPVAESYIPSEEQLAMYEAIRRASAGVRRMSHGATTPLLDSRSGSMSLVRNDHRRRGFRPRDSCHSAPGTLQR